The genomic stretch gttaggtcaacctaactatggtGCTTTGGAGCTGAGGGCTGAtgtacactacaaacttacactggtatagctacgtctctcaggggtgtgaaaaatccacatgcctcagaagctctcccgccaacataatGCTGTGCATATGAGcggttatgctggtgtaactatgtcgctcaggggggggtcatttaggctatgtctacactgcactttcatcGTTAAAATTTTTGtcactcatgggtgtgaaaaaacactctctggacaacaaaagttttaatgacgaAAAGAGCCGGTGCGGACGGTGCTTCATCAGTGAGAGATGCTCTGCGGCCAATGAAGCTACTGCCCCTCCTTGGGGGTGGTTTTATCTTGTccacaggagagctctctcctggagACAAAGAGTGGCTATGCTGCCTGCCTTACAACAGCAAGGCTTTAGCGGCAcggctgtgccactgtaaggtgcGCAGTGTAAGCACAGCCTTATTTGCAGCCATCAGAGCcataaattatgctgacataagctgtagggtagacatagccccctgggaaaggaggtggggaggagtTGAGCTGTGGGAATCACTGATCTTCTTCCCGCTGGCGGGCCCACGGGAGAACTGACAAACAGCAGGGCTTTGTGGGAAAGGAAAGGGGAACTCTGAGCGCAGGGGCCACAAAGGATCccaagcagacatgccaaacccgtggGAAAACATGCAGAAATTGGGCtggtttttggcttaattggcttgagagttgcttgttggctagtttggGGCTTGTAGCgcctttttgggggtggggggggggatcagcGCCCGGGCAAGCACCGCGGGCAGGGGGATCTGGTCCCAGGGCCTGTTGGGGCTCTTAGAGATCGGCTTGTTTTGAACTGGGATTAGCCTGACTCGTGGCTCAGTGTGAAAGTCGGGTGCTTATCTACCGCGCGGAAGTTGGCAACTGTGACCCCAAGACGGGAGCAAGGGGAGCAAAGGCAAAAGCAGAGGGGCGCTGACTCCACCAGGGTCTGTGGGAGACGCGCGGACTGGCCCCGGTCTCCTTCTCACAGGCGGTTCCCGCCAGCGGCGCGGTTTGGCCCGAGGCAGCCGGGCCCCGCCGCTCCGCCAGAGGCTCCCGCCCGCCCCGGCACGTTGCGGTGGAAAAAAGTTTGGGCGGAAACACGTCAcccagctcgggggggggggggggggacacaggcAGAGGCGACtgggggggaaggttttgttgtCAGCACTGCTTGTGAACGGGAGTCAGTGACTGACAGACAGTGACACGCACGCACCGAGCAGGGCGCGTTCGGCCCCCGCCGCCCCCCTCTCCAGGGCTATCGCCGGGGATCAGGCGCTTCTGAGGACACCTCTTCCGGGAGCGCGCGGCGCTGCCGGGGTCCTCGCGCCCTTAAGTAGGTGCCGCCGAGGGCCCCGCCCCCTCTTTCGCTGGTGACTCGTAGAGGCTGCGGGGTGAGTGGGAGCTGGGCCGCGGCGCGGATTCAAcctccgcccgcccgcccgccgggGCATCGGGCCGGGCCTGCGGCCACCGCCACTAACCTTCTCGCTCTGCCTCTTGTGTTTCAGCAAATCCCGGGCGGGAGCGACCCCCACCGACCATGGCCGAGGAAGGGTGAGagccggggcgggcggggggcgaGTCGGGGGGCGCTGGGTCCTGGCAGCTCCGCTCGGGGAGGGGGAAAGACGCGGCCCCGCCTGGGCGATGCCGGGCTCAGCGCGCCACGTGCCGCCCATGTGGCTCCGCCGGGCGCTCCTGGCCCGGCCCAGGCCTGCGCGGCCCCGCCGCGTGTTGGGAGCCTGCGGGGTCGCCGCGCCGGGGGCTTCACCCGCAGCGGTGGGAGTCGGGCCGAGCTGCAGCAGGATTGTGTGTCCCTGcgcgcacccccccacccccccgggcgGTGTGCTGTTGCTCCGGGGCTCCTAAGGCGGGAGGCTGGCAGGTGAGCGAGGCGCTCTGTCTCTGTGTTCAATTGTGTAGCATTGCTGCTGGAGGTGTAATGGATGTTAACACCGCCCTGCAAGAAGTGCTGAAGACCGCACTCATCCACGATGGCCTGGCTCGTGGTATTCGTGAAGCTGCCAAAGCCTTGGACAAGTAAGTCTTACGCTGGGGCTACGTATTGTAGCgaacaaatgtgtttgtttagttGTGTTAATGTAGGTGCAGTACCTGGTTTGTATAGGTATTTAGATATATATATTAGCCTGAAAAGGTTTTGGCTTGAAATCTGATCCTTCTGTCTACTGCTATACATAAACCCCAAAATTACAGGTTACAGTCCCAAAATGCTGGGTTTCCTGTGCTTGTGTTATGTAGTTGCATCATGTAACTGAgtgcacacaaacaaaaatagCTTTCATGAACAGTTGTGGGAGTTTTAGCACACACAACATGATTTTAGTTTAGGAAATCTGTGTCTGAGTGTAGTTTGCTTGAGCCTCTACTTTAAATGTAGTTTAAGACTAGTATGGCCCTTGTTTTGGAGAGCTGATACATTTCTTCTAGGCCAGGGATTATTGGAAGATTGAGTTTTTTATAGACAATATCAGTCTACTAAACTTAATAGTGTGCCTTTAACTGGGGATAAAAATCTTCTCAAGATCTCCTTGAGAATAGGTCTATTTGGGAAAACCTGTCTTCAGCTTTTTGGTAacctttaatttattttctggTTTCATTCGATGAACTTCTATATAATATATTGCAAAGAAAATCttataaaacagaacaggaagCTGAAACTATGTCTGTTAACATATGGTATGTGAGTTGGTCTCAGAGCACACAGTGGCAAAGTAAGATCGAGATGCATGTGTGAATAATCTCTTTAGGTTCAGGTATATAATAGCTTTCAAAACTCCAATAAAACTACAGTGTTTGAATGATGACTCTCAAAAATGTCGGATACCCCTTCACTCTTTTTATGAGTGATAAAAGTAGTCTGACAAACCTGTAAGTTCAAGGGAATAGACAGAAAGATAATATAAAAACAGgagtgagaaaagaaaaagacagacTATGTACAGTCAACTGCCTAAAACATACTttaggaaatacagttctgttgCCAAAAGAGACATTGCTTTTTGAGCTGCCTATATGTAAAACCTTATTTGTTGTAGGCTGGGTGGGGTTCGGGGGATATTAGCACAGGACCATGGTTAGTATTGATATTTAATAGGCagattctttcaaagtgtgttaagTACAGTACTAGGAGCCTGCTTTTAGCCACATTCATCTCTTCAGATGATCAGATGTGTGGTGCAGGATGAAATAGATGGAGTAGCATCATGGTTGTAATCAGGTCTGGGTGTAATGACTCGGATCCTCGTGATATTCACATCTCACTTCCATTTCTTGCATGAGGAGGATCAGGAGAGATCAGAGCCAAACCCATGCCCAGGATTCAGGTGGATCCCATTCTTTTTCAATGGTGCCCTCCCGAACCTTTATCCAATATATGTTATTCATAGAACTTTAACTTGAGACATTGTGAACAACTACAGTAACTCCATTCCAGTCGCCAGCAGGGGAATAAAATTGCATACAAAGTTCCAACAACTCCAGTCATTTTAATGGTCAAAATGCATAAAGTAAAGATATAAAATTCATGGCTTGTGCTGCTGGGTTTTTTCTTGCCTGGACTCCTGTAACTGCCTTCTTTCAGGTCTCCATCACTCCCATCTTCCTCTTCAAACTATCCAAAAAGTATGTATTGCAATAGTGTACAGAGGTCCTAATAAAACTTGAGGTACTGTCATGATAGCTGCTTTGCAAACAGGCAGACAagatccctgccttgaagagtttataatttaaatttCAAATATAACTAGTGGACGTACATTTTTACTTCACAATCATAGTTGTGCTAATGGATTGCTGTCATTTGAACTATGCAGTGAAGGCCTCACTTTTGCAGTTGACTGCTTGCTGTAATATGGAGGTGTGCCTATATGCAGTCATTTGGAGAATCTGGGCTCTAACTACATTACACTGCATTAAATCAAGGGCAGCGGTTCCATGTAATCAATGGTTTTTGAGATTGTTTCCAAAACTGAAGTGGATTCCTGTCAGTTAAACTAGAACTCTGATATTGATGCAGTAAATCCTTCTAAAGCttgattaaaaattatttattctcTTGTAAACTGAATCTGAACATATTGGTGGGATCAGATAGGTTTTACAAAAAGTTGTTAATGCAGGCAAATAGACATTGAATATTGTATTTTAGTTCATGGCTTAATTACTAATGAAAATCTATTGACTTCGGAATAACTTGTGTAACTTGTGTATAAATGTTCTTTGTTTTAGACGCCAAGCCCACCTTTGTGTACTTGCTTCAAACTGCGACGAACCCATGTATGTAAAGTTGGTTGAAGCCCTTTGTGCAGAACACCAGATCAACTTGATAAAAGTGAGTATTGAAACTTCAGTTACAAATTGAGAGCTGTATCagtattgtatttaaaaatatacgTGGTGCCATAAGTGATCTGATACAGTAGTCTACTCAACCAAGACCCATTTCTGTTGGACTAACAGTTTAGTGCTATGAACTAAGCATATTAACACTACAAAACCACAAAAGTATAAAATATAAGGCAGAGGAAGAAAATTAAGCTTTTTCAGTAAGTAATGTTGAAGTCCAAGTAGACTGTGATGCATTTTGTGCATTGTAAAACTCAGTGGCTGCCACTTCTGCCTACAAATGAATTTTGTTAGTCTGAGGCTCTTAATTGCAAGTCAAAGCCACATTTACTTTCTTCAGAATCCTGTTAGAGCTGTACAATGATGATAGTTTGGCTCCCTCTACTGATATTTGTGAGGAAAGCAGCTACAAATGTTACCCAATGTTTCTGAGTGTACAGCGGCTTTGATCTTATTCTGAATGCACCAAGGAAAGTGCAGTTCTAATGTACTAATGTCTTTAACAGGTTGATGACAACAAGAAACTGGGTGAGTGGGTAGGTCTCTGCAAAATCGACAGAGAAGGAAAACCCCGCAAAGTAGTGGGCTGCAGTTGTGTGGTTGTCAAAGTAAGAGTACAAGTTTTTTCCATGTTTCCTCGGTTTCCAAAAAATAAGTAATAAACCTAGAATAtagttttaaatagaaaaatatttctacTTTGAAAATTCAGTGCCAGTTTTCTGTTCCAGAAAAACATTGTTTCCTGTATTGAAAAAAATAGGCATACGTGAACTAACATTCGTATTTTATAATTAACTTTAGTGGTatttttagaaacaaaaaatTTTACCGATCCCAGCTCAATAtaatgtgttttcttttgttgCTGGTTATTTTATAAAGCATAACTAGACATTTGAGTACAGGATTGGTAGAAAACAGTAATGTTTTAGCCTTCAAACAAATTTAATATTACCCTTTATTGGAAAAGATCTGATTCTGTTTTAACAAATAACCAAATGCCAGTAAATTATGTCTGCTTaacttgaaaatgttttgcagaaatcATTAGGATGGTGCTGGCAATAACAAAGCCATGGTACGAGCCTTAAGGACTTGCTAGTCCTTGAGGTCCCTGAAAATGGCTACATATTTTCCATAGTGGACAACACTAATGGTTACTCTGaatattttcatatttctgtCATTGTTCTGGATTTTAATAAATGGATTTCCTGTGATCGCTAAGACTTTGCCACAGATTCCATGTTATCACAACAATTAGGCATGCTTGCCTACATTTTACTATTAGGTTCCCTTAAGTCTCAGGCACTCATATGTTGTAGGGTATTTTGGAAGAGTAGCAGAGTATCTGGGAAAGTGCAGTCCACTTGAGGTTGCTAAAGGAGCACAACAAAGAGATGGTAGAAGCACGCTGCTTTTGAACACACACTTTTTGGTCAAGGTACAGGGGATTATTGGTGTTTTTGAGGGGAGTCAAGGATGAGAATAGACTTTCaaaaatactgtgtgtgtgtgtatatatagagggAAAATCTAACAGTTAGTATGCATGTTTATCACTGGATACCTTTTATCCCAACTTCTGCACAGCTCAGTTTCTTCAAACAGTGGGAAGTAGATGAGGTGTGTGCAACTTATTAGTATATTAAGGAGGCTAAAGTGAAtatttagggcttggctacacttgtgagttagagcgcattaaagcatcCCTGGGCGCCCTAggtcactacccgtccacactggcaaggcacatagagcgctctgactccgcggttAGAGTGCTTTTGGTagtccacctcggcgagtggaataacgtttgatgCGCCTCGACTGCGAACGCTCTGGTgtcagtgtgaacaaggtgttgcgttactgtgctctgatcggtctccagaaacgtcccataatccccttaagtcaagtggccactcttgtcattgttttggaatccCTGCAGGAAAGCGGATATGCCCttttaaagctctgtttctgacagccagcatgcttatctgctccaagacaaatcaaaccattactgtggaatgctgtgtgagagagaggcaggggggagggaggcctgctgctgtctgaatttacaagacagcgtgctgacatgctctcagccccccaaaacctaCTCTCTCTCCCCGCACATACACACAGCgtgctccctgtcacactccgCCCCATGTTGCAGtaacttgcatgctgggatagctgtccataatgcaccgctcccaatgctgctgcaaatgtggccacgccagtgcgcttgaacCTGAccgtgtggacagactgcagcgctttccctgctgctctctacgaaggctggtttaactcaaagcgctctacgtCTGCAAGTGTAGCGATGCCCAAAGAGTCTCTGGTTGTTACTCCTACCATGAGGGTGTACATGAAGAAGTATATACATACCTGTACATCGTACTTGAAGAATAAAGTTTGTGTGCCCATATTTCTAACTGCTGAATCTGAGTGTCTTCCACTAAAGTTTACCCCAACGTagccaaacaaaaatatattgtaaTTTAGCATTTAGCTTACTCTGAACAAAGATGTATTAATTTTCCAAAGATGTGTGTATTCCATTAATTTACTGTTTTATATTATAGGACTATGGCAAGGAATCTCAGGCCAAAGATGTCATCGAAGAATACTTCAAGTGCaagaaatgaatgaaaaataaattttgtcaagcctgactaatTTGTCTTTTTTGATGGGCGGCATCTATCATGATCTCTCAAAAGTACACTTTCTAACCCCTCCTTTCATCTTAGGTCTTTTGAGGGTAGTTTATAATTCATTCAACTATATCCACGTAATTACGCAAACTCTTGCTATCAATTGTAGAGAGAACCtaattttgttttggggggatTGAGAACCTCTATTGCAGCATCTGTGATGAAAATTTGGCTCCCTCTACTGAAACAAGTGAGGAAAGATGCCTGAATTGTTACCCAAATCTTCTGAGATGCAGCAAAAATTCCTTAAAACTAGCTTATTTTGGCACTTTTTAATTAACACTGGATACATTTTAAGTATGGTTTTTCTATCTTTTGAGAACTTAACTACACAGTTCTAAAGGAAATTCAGGTTTGAATTTGAGATTTCAGCTCAAATATGTTTTTATAATGCGCTGAATATAAGTAACTTTCACCCCAACCTTTGTGAGCTTCTGGATTTTGCTTTCTTATGTTTAGATATGTTCTGATAAGGAGTTCTGGCTTTGCCTTCTATCTGTGAACCAGACTAAGTAATCCTTGTAAGGTCCCATTATAAGTGAAATGCTCAGATTATTTTGACCTCTTGACCATACTTCTTCCCTACTTTGTGTACTGGCTGTGGCTTAATTCTGTTAAAAGTGAATGTTAAACTACCACTGTTCTAATTAGATTGCATTTTAGTTAGTGTGGGGAATGCACTGACTGAGTTGTGAGGGAATTTATAGGAACCAATTTGATACCTTCATGCTAATTAATGGTGAGGTGGATTTCCTTTATATAATATTGTGAAAATGTCTCTTATTGGAGTTACAATTTTCAAACTTGGCAACTAGATATTGTGATTAAAACTTGTGACAAAAGCTGGACAGCTACAAGAGTGATGTTGGCCTTAGAATGATAAAGGTCCCTTTTCCTACAACCTGAGAAGGAGTTGGCTCAGGTCATTAGGGACACCCGAGTCCAATTCAGGGCTGCCTGAGACTTCTAAAAATCCCTCTGGTGAGAAGAGAGACAAGCTGCTGCAGG from Lepidochelys kempii isolate rLepKem1 chromosome 3, rLepKem1.hap2, whole genome shotgun sequence encodes the following:
- the RPS12 gene encoding small ribosomal subunit protein eS12; this encodes MAEEGIAAGGVMDVNTALQEVLKTALIHDGLARGIREAAKALDKRQAHLCVLASNCDEPMYVKLVEALCAEHQINLIKVDDNKKLGEWVGLCKIDREGKPRKVVGCSCVVVKDYGKESQAKDVIEEYFKCKK